Proteins found in one Quercus robur chromosome 2, dhQueRobu3.1, whole genome shotgun sequence genomic segment:
- the LOC126712957 gene encoding adenine nucleotide transporter BT1, chloroplastic/mitochondrial: protein MGRKKGIQLFDDKRDGFFSVCDLGSPSPWNLQDGSTYFHPGGLFASVGQVGMGFGVSPNPSDSRDNGGVKVPHSDMYAKYMSSIEGFRIVKEEVVELEKNKKKGGLKLKVKVSNPSLRRLISGAIAGAISRTAVAPLETIRTHLMVGSSGHSTTEVFNDIIKTDGWQGLFRGNLVNVIRVAPSKAIELFAYDTVNKNLSPKPGEQPKLPIPASLVAGACAGVSSTICTYPLELLKTRLTIERGVYNGLFDAFLKIVREEGPAELYRGLTPSLIGVIPYAATNYYAYDTLRKAYRKIFKQEKIGNIETLLIGSAAGAISSSATFPLEVARKHMQVGALSGRQVYKNVLHALASILEKEGIQGLYRGLGPSCMKLVPAAGISFMCYEACKRILVEDNEEA from the exons ATGGGTAGGAAGAAAGGAATCCAACTGTTTGATGATAAACGAGATGGGTTTTTCTCTGTTTGTGATTTGGGTTCTCCAAGTCCATGGAATCTCCAAGATGGGTCTACGTACTTTCACCCAGGAGGCTTATTCGCCAGCGTTGGTCAGGTCGGAATGGGTTTCGGCGTTTCGCCGAATCCATCAGATTCCCGAGACAATGGCGGCGTGAAAGTGCCGCACAGTGATATGTACGCCAAGTACATGTCATCCATTGAAGGATTTCGGATTGTCAAGGAAGAGGTGGTGGAGCTtgagaagaataagaagaagggTGGCCTCAAATTGAAAGTTAAGGTGTCAAACCCTTCACTTAGGCGGTTGATAAGTGGCGCTATAGCTGGGGCAATATCGAGGACCGCCGTGGCGCCATTGGAGACTATAAGGACTCATTTGATGGTGGGGAGTAGTGGACATTCTACTACTGAGGTGTTCAATGATATTATAAAGACTGATGGGTGGCAGGGTTTGTTTAGGGGTAATTTGGTTAATGTCATTCGGGTTGCGCCTAGCAAGGCCATAGAG CTTTTTGCTTATGATACAGTCAACAAGAACTTGTCACCCAAACCTGGGGAACAGCCCAAACTGCCAATTCCTGCATCATTAGTTGCTGGAGCCTGTGCTGGAGTTAGCTCAACTATATGCACATATCCTCTTGAGTTACTCAAGACCCGACTGACCATAGAG AGGGGTGTTTACAATGGTCTATTTgatgcatttttaaaaatagtgaGAGAAGAGGGGCCTGCAGAACTGTACAGAGGCCTTACACCTAGTCTTATCGGGGTAATTCCATATGCTGCCACCAATTACTATGCCTATGACACACTAAGGAAAGCCTATCGTAAAATTTTCAAGCAAGAGAAGATTGGCAACATTGAAACCCTTTTAATTGGGTCAGCTGCTGGGGCTATTTCGAGTAGCGCAACTTTCCCACTTGAGGTGGCTCGCAAGCACATGCAGGTAGGGGCTCTCAGTGGAAGACAGGTATACAAGAATGTCCTCCATGCACTTGCAAGCATACTTGAGAAAGAAGGGATCCAAGGTTTGTATAGAGGGCTTGGTCCTAGCTGCATGAAACTGGTTCCTGCCGCTGGGATTTCTTTCATGTGCTACGAAGCATGCAAGAGGATACTGGTAGAGGATAACGAGGAAGCATAG